In one window of Tumebacillus algifaecis DNA:
- a CDS encoding alpha-ketoacid dehydrogenase subunit beta: MARLNLIQAITDGLRVAMREDERVLVLGEDVGVNGGVFRATEGLQAEFGSERVVDTPLAEAGIIGASVGLAVQGMRPVPELQFAGFIYPAVEQIVCHVSRVRMRSQGRFSCPMVIRAPYGGGIRAPELHGDSPEAFFVHQPGLQVVCPSSPYDAKGLLLAALEADDPVIFFEPMRIYRAFKEEVPDGHYTVPIGQAKVVRAGTHLSLFAWGTMLRVSLEAAELAKQQGWEVEVVDLRTLSPLDRDTILASVEKTGRALVVHEAPKTAGLGAEIVALINEGALLSLEAPVGRVGGYDVPQPLFALEDLHAPDALRIMHGIANVMNF, encoded by the coding sequence ATGGCCCGACTCAATCTGATTCAAGCGATCACCGACGGGCTGCGCGTCGCCATGCGCGAAGATGAGCGCGTCTTGGTTCTCGGGGAGGACGTCGGAGTCAACGGCGGTGTGTTTCGCGCCACCGAAGGGTTACAGGCCGAGTTTGGCAGTGAGCGCGTCGTGGACACACCGCTTGCCGAGGCGGGCATCATCGGTGCTTCGGTCGGGCTGGCCGTGCAGGGGATGCGCCCTGTGCCCGAACTGCAATTTGCAGGCTTCATCTACCCGGCCGTCGAGCAGATCGTCTGCCACGTCTCCCGCGTGCGCATGCGCTCCCAAGGCCGATTTTCCTGCCCGATGGTGATCCGCGCTCCCTATGGTGGAGGCATTCGCGCCCCTGAACTGCACGGGGACAGCCCGGAGGCGTTTTTTGTGCACCAGCCGGGCTTGCAGGTGGTCTGTCCGTCTTCGCCCTATGATGCCAAAGGGCTGTTGCTGGCGGCGTTGGAAGCGGACGACCCGGTGATTTTTTTCGAACCGATGCGCATCTACCGCGCCTTTAAAGAAGAGGTGCCGGACGGACACTACACCGTTCCGATCGGTCAAGCGAAGGTCGTGCGCGCAGGCACGCATCTTTCACTGTTCGCTTGGGGCACGATGCTTCGCGTGTCGCTGGAAGCGGCTGAATTGGCCAAACAACAGGGCTGGGAGGTCGAAGTGGTGGACCTGCGCACATTGTCGCCGCTCGACCGGGACACGATCCTCGCCTCGGTGGAAAAAACGGGTCGGGCGCTCGTCGTCCACGAAGCGCCGAAAACGGCAGGTCTGGGCGCGGAGATCGTAGCGCTGATCAATGAAGGGGCGCTGTTGTCGCTAGAGGCTCCCGTCGGGCGAGTCGGCGGATATGATGTGCCACAGCCGCTGTTTGCGCTGGAAGACCTCCATGCGCCCGATGCGTTGCGGATCATGCACGGCATCGCGAACGTGATGAACTTTTAA
- a CDS encoding dihydrolipoamide acetyltransferase family protein: protein MSVSFKLPDVGEGIHEAEVVRWLVREGDIVREFDPLVEVQTDKALVELPAPASGCVREIKAKAGELARVGEVLVVIGDEASPAATRRVRATPATRKYARDLGIDISQVPASGPAGRVTREDVQAFSRQIEGRAVGSSAPAATAHTFQSATTQAQVASRSSPSPQENSTDIATPAPKLELNPEPNQKPNEAVQVTASPARPAQSVNATDTPSAAITRIPLRGLRRTIADRMTKAAFTAPHVTAVDEVDMTELVALRRQANELLAPTLTKITYLPFILKALTTALQAHPFLNAHMDDEAGEIVLHSDYNIGIAVDTEDGLIVPVIKQADRKSLLELTAELKQLTAQTKTRTLARDDLSGGTFTLSNMGPIGGLFATPILNYPQVGILGVHALQEKAVVRDGAIVIRNMMHLSLSFDHRVIDGAEAVRFTNKIKQLLETPQRLFLEMR, encoded by the coding sequence ATGAGCGTATCATTCAAACTGCCCGACGTCGGGGAAGGGATTCACGAAGCGGAAGTTGTGCGCTGGCTAGTTCGGGAGGGCGACATCGTCCGCGAGTTCGATCCGCTGGTCGAAGTTCAAACGGACAAAGCGCTGGTCGAATTGCCCGCTCCGGCGAGCGGCTGCGTTCGCGAGATCAAAGCCAAAGCGGGCGAACTCGCTCGTGTCGGTGAAGTGCTGGTGGTGATCGGCGACGAAGCGTCACCTGCGGCGACCAGACGAGTTCGGGCCACTCCGGCCACGCGCAAATACGCCCGCGACCTCGGCATCGACATCAGCCAAGTGCCAGCGAGCGGCCCAGCAGGCCGCGTCACCCGCGAAGACGTGCAGGCGTTTTCGCGCCAGATCGAGGGCAGAGCGGTCGGCAGTTCCGCTCCTGCCGCTACAGCGCACACCTTCCAATCGGCAACCACGCAGGCGCAAGTCGCCAGCCGATCCAGTCCCTCACCACAAGAGAACTCAACCGACATAGCAACCCCCGCGCCAAAGCTAGAACTAAATCCGGAGCCGAATCAAAAGCCAAACGAGGCGGTGCAGGTGACGGCATCCCCCGCACGCCCCGCGCAATCGGTCAACGCAACTGACACCCCATCTGCCGCGATCACCCGCATCCCGCTTCGTGGACTGCGCCGCACGATCGCCGATCGCATGACCAAGGCGGCGTTTACCGCCCCGCACGTCACCGCCGTCGATGAGGTGGACATGACCGAACTGGTCGCCCTGCGCAGGCAGGCAAACGAACTGCTCGCACCGACCCTGACGAAGATCACCTACCTGCCGTTCATCCTCAAAGCGCTGACCACCGCTCTGCAAGCGCACCCGTTTCTCAACGCGCACATGGATGACGAAGCTGGCGAGATCGTGCTGCATAGCGACTACAACATCGGCATCGCTGTCGATACGGAGGATGGCCTGATCGTGCCGGTCATCAAACAGGCGGACCGCAAATCCCTTTTGGAACTGACAGCTGAGCTGAAACAACTCACCGCGCAGACGAAAACGCGCACGCTCGCTCGCGACGACCTGAGCGGCGGCACGTTCACCCTCTCCAATATGGGCCCGATCGGTGGACTGTTCGCCACCCCGATTCTCAATTATCCGCAAGTGGGGATCTTGGGTGTACACGCACTGCAAGAAAAAGCGGTTGTGCGCGACGGTGCCATCGTCATTCGCAATATGATGCACCTTTCGCTGTCCTTCGATCACCGCGTTATCGATGGTGCTGAAGCGGTCCGTTTTACCAACAAGATCAAGCAGCTTTTAGAAACGCCGCAGCGCTTGTTCCTCGAAATGAGGTAA
- the pdhA gene encoding pyruvate dehydrogenase (acetyl-transferring) E1 component subunit alpha — translation MMNRIDQEQADANTVSTDQLIDMYRWMITVRHFDRRAVHLQRSGRIGTYAPLEGQEAAQVGCGFALEKRDWLFPTYREHGVSMVHGLPMATIFLYWNGRPEGCISPRGVNIFPIAVPIATQLPHAVGAAWASKLRGEDTVTVGFLGDGATSEGDFHEAMNFAGVFKLPVLFFCQNNGYAISVPLAKQTATETIAEKAAAYGVEGIRVDGNDVLAVYEAVKWAADKARSGGGPTLIEAVTYRFGSHTTADDHTRYRASDEVEAWREKDGIERLRRTLVERGVWSDELESDAWERADRTVQRAIDEMLSAPPVDHNRLFDYAYAKLPQQLQDQREEMRTLYGDGGGK, via the coding sequence ATGATGAATCGGATCGATCAGGAACAGGCTGACGCGAACACCGTTTCGACCGACCAGTTAATCGACATGTACAGATGGATGATCACCGTCCGCCATTTTGACCGTCGCGCCGTGCATTTGCAGCGCTCCGGGCGGATTGGCACGTATGCGCCGCTCGAAGGACAGGAGGCGGCACAGGTCGGGTGCGGCTTTGCTTTGGAAAAACGGGATTGGCTGTTCCCGACCTACCGTGAGCACGGCGTTTCGATGGTGCACGGCCTGCCGATGGCCACGATCTTCCTGTACTGGAACGGTCGTCCCGAAGGTTGCATCTCCCCGCGCGGCGTCAACATTTTCCCGATCGCCGTGCCGATCGCCACCCAGCTTCCGCACGCCGTCGGTGCCGCATGGGCCAGCAAACTGCGCGGGGAGGACACCGTCACCGTCGGCTTTCTCGGCGATGGTGCGACATCAGAGGGCGATTTTCATGAAGCGATGAACTTCGCAGGCGTTTTCAAACTGCCTGTGCTCTTTTTCTGCCAGAACAACGGGTATGCGATCTCCGTTCCGCTGGCCAAGCAGACGGCGACCGAAACGATTGCCGAAAAAGCGGCCGCTTACGGTGTCGAAGGCATTCGCGTGGATGGAAACGATGTTCTCGCCGTCTACGAAGCGGTGAAATGGGCCGCCGACAAAGCGCGCAGCGGTGGCGGCCCGACCTTGATCGAGGCGGTGACCTATCGCTTCGGCTCGCACACCACCGCCGACGACCACACCCGCTATCGGGCTTCGGATGAGGTCGAAGCGTGGCGCGAAAAAGATGGGATCGAGCGGCTGCGGCGAACGCTTGTCGAGCGCGGCGTCTGGTCGGACGAGCTCGAGTCGGACGCTTGGGAACGCGCAGATCGGACGGTGCAGCGGGCGATCGACGAAATGCTCTCCGCCCCACCGGTTGACCACAATCGCCTGTTCGACTACGCCTATGCAAAACTGCCCCAGCAGTTGCAAGACCAGCGCGAAGAGATGCGCACGCTCTATGGAGATGGAGGTGGCAAGTGA